One part of the Olleya sp. YS genome encodes these proteins:
- a CDS encoding acetyl-CoA C-acyltransferase yields the protein MKTAYIVKAYRTAVGKAPKGVFRFKRTDELAAETIKYMMKELPNLDPKRIDDVIVGNAMPEGSQGLNMARLISLMGLDIVDVPGVTVNRFCSSGVETIGMATAKIQAGMADCIIAGGAESMSSVPMTGFKPELNYDVVKSGHEDYYWGMGNTAEAVAKQFKVSREDQDEFAYNSHMKALRAQAENRFQDQIVPIEVEQTYIDSNGKKATKSYTVTKDEGPRKGTNLEALAKLRAVFAAGGSVTAGNSSQMSDGAAFVMVMSEDMVKELGLEPIARMVNYAAAGVEPRIMGIGPVKAIPKALKQAGLKQDDLALIELNEAFASQSLAVIRELNLNPDIINVNGGAIALGHPLGCTGAKLSVQLFDEMRKQDMKGKYGAVTMCVGTGQGACGIFEFLN from the coding sequence ATGAAAACAGCATATATAGTAAAAGCATACAGAACAGCAGTTGGTAAAGCACCAAAAGGCGTGTTCCGTTTTAAAAGAACTGATGAATTAGCTGCAGAAACTATCAAATACATGATGAAGGAACTGCCTAATTTAGATCCAAAACGTATTGACGATGTGATTGTTGGTAACGCAATGCCAGAAGGCTCTCAAGGTTTAAACATGGCACGTTTAATCTCTTTAATGGGATTAGATATTGTAGATGTTCCTGGAGTAACTGTTAACCGTTTTTGTTCGTCTGGAGTAGAAACAATTGGTATGGCAACTGCAAAAATACAAGCCGGAATGGCAGATTGTATTATTGCTGGTGGTGCAGAAAGCATGAGTAGTGTACCAATGACAGGTTTTAAACCAGAATTAAATTACGACGTTGTAAAATCTGGTCATGAAGATTATTATTGGGGAATGGGAAATACTGCAGAAGCTGTTGCAAAACAGTTTAAAGTATCTCGTGAAGATCAAGATGAGTTTGCATACAATTCACATATGAAAGCATTAAGAGCGCAAGCTGAAAATCGTTTTCAAGATCAAATTGTACCAATTGAAGTAGAACAAACTTATATTGATTCAAACGGAAAAAAAGCAACCAAATCTTACACAGTAACTAAGGATGAAGGTCCACGTAAAGGAACTAATCTTGAAGCTTTAGCAAAACTTAGAGCAGTATTTGCTGCTGGAGGAAGTGTTACAGCTGGTAATTCATCGCAAATGAGTGATGGCGCAGCTTTTGTAATGGTTATGAGTGAAGATATGGTTAAAGAACTAGGTTTAGAACCAATTGCAAGAATGGTAAACTATGCTGCTGCAGGAGTTGAGCCTCGAATTATGGGTATTGGACCAGTAAAAGCCATTCCAAAAGCATTAAAACAAGCAGGTTTAAAACAAGACGATTTAGCGTTAATTGAATTAAATGAAGCGTTTGCTTCTCAATCATTAGCTGTAATTAGAGAATTAAACCTTAATCCTGATATTATTAACGTCAATGGTGGTGCAATTGCACTTGGTCATCCATTAGGATGCACAGGAGCTAAACTATCTGTACAACTTTTTGATGAAATGCGTAAGCAAGACATGAAAGGTAAATATGGTGCAGTTACTATGTGTGTTGGTACTGGGCAAGGTGCTTGTGGAATATTCGAATTTTTAAACTAA